GCAGCTCGACGCTGCGTTTTCTGGAAGCCATGAGTCATCCGGGCGACGCGCTAATGCTCGGACCGTCGCTGATCCGGGAAATCTACTACCGGATCCTCACCGGCGAGCAGGGCGGCTCGATGCGCGCCGCCCTCGGTCGCCAGGGGCATTTCGGCAAGATTACCCGGGCGATCCGCAAGATCCACGGCAGCTACCACGAGCATCTGGATGTCGAAACGCTCGCCCAGGAAGCAGGCATGAGCGTGCCCAACTTTCACCTGCACTTTCGCAGCGTGACAGACTCTTCGCCCATGCAGTATTTGAAATCGACGCGCCTGCACCAGGCGCGGTTATTGATGCTGCGCAACACCATGAGCGCCTCGACGGCAGCGTTCAACGTCGGCTACGAAAGCGCCTCGCAATTCAGCCGCGAGTTCAAGCGGATGTTCGGCAGGACGCCCCAGGCCGAGATTGAATGGATGAAGGCGACCTATGCATTGCCTGCGCCTGTTGGTCCGTCTGTTTATGTTTCGTCGCATTAGGACGGGGTGAAATCGCGCCGGTTAGTACGCGTCAATCAGGTGCGTTCAAGGAGCGGTTCATGGCGACAGTATCGGCATGGCTTGGGTTGGGGCCGAGCCGCTCGAAGTGTTTAGGAAACTCGTCTCGTTTCACAGCGGCTTGCTCTTTGGAGGCGGTCAAAAGCGCCTTGCGCAGAGTATCGGCGTC
This genomic interval from Pseudomonas alvandae contains the following:
- a CDS encoding AraC family transcriptional regulator, with amino-acid sequence MTQAAACMVQLMEQLAPVEGYNLSALDDIRFLRSDRPLTRTPVLYEPGIVILCQGRKRGYLGDEVYVYDAQHYLVVSVPVPFTMETDASAEEPMLAIYMRLDLQLASELMLQVDETLGPSDAQPKGMYASPMDDQLRSSTLRFLEAMSHPGDALMLGPSLIREIYYRILTGEQGGSMRAALGRQGHFGKITRAIRKIHGSYHEHLDVETLAQEAGMSVPNFHLHFRSVTDSSPMQYLKSTRLHQARLLMLRNTMSASTAAFNVGYESASQFSREFKRMFGRTPQAEIEWMKATYALPAPVGPSVYVSSH